Proteins encoded within one genomic window of Anas platyrhynchos isolate ZD024472 breed Pekin duck chromosome 28, IASCAAS_PekinDuck_T2T, whole genome shotgun sequence:
- the CCR7 gene encoding C-C chemokine receptor type 7, whose protein sequence is MDSGKQLKVTLVFSLPLIFQFCSGNNVTDDYDSNTTIDYTMFETVCEKEEVRNFRAAFLPAMYSLICFTGLLGNGLVMVTYIYFKRLKTMTDIYLLNLALADILFLLTLPFWATSAATYWCFGETACKAVYCICKMSFFSGMLLLLSISIDRYFAIVQAASAHRFRPQMILISKITCVVIWFLAFILSIPELVHSGVNNPDNHPRCSIIANDLQTFNTGIKVSQMVFGFLFPLVVMSVCYLIIIKTLLQARNFEKNKAIKVIIAVVIVFIVFQLPYNSVMLVKTISAFNHTTSCEESKKLDMADDVTYTLACFRCCLNPFLYAFIGVKFRNDLFKLLKELGCLSQKRLWQLSACRESKRFSFAMETETTTTFSP, encoded by the exons ATGGACAGTG GTAAACAATTAAAGGTCACCCTTGTTTTCAGCCTTCCTCTAATATTTCAG TTCTGTTCTGGGAACAACGTCACTGATGACTATGACTCCAACACCACCATCGACTACACCATGTTTGAGACCGTGTGTGAGAAGGAAGAAGTCCGTAACTTCCGCGCTGCCTTCCTCCCAGCCATGTACTCCCTCATCTGCTTCACGGGGCTGCTGGGGAACGGGCTGGTCATGGTCACCTACATCTACTTCAAGAGGCTGAAGACCATGACAGACATCTACCTGCTGAACCTGGCCCTGGCAGACATCCTCTTCCTGCTCACCCTCCCGTTTTGGGCCACAAGTGCAGCCACGTACTGGTGTTTTGGGGAAACGGCCTGCAAAGCGGTCTATTGCATCTGCAAAATGAGTTTCTTCAGCGGGATGCTGCTCCTCCTGTCCATCAGCATCGACAGGTactttgccattgttcaggctGCCTCAGCCCACCGCTTCCGTCCCCAGATGATACTCATTAGCAAGATCACGTGCGTTGTCATCTGGTTCCTGGCCTTCATCCTCTCAATCCCCGAGCTGGTTCACAGTGGTGTAAATAACCCAGACAACCATCCCCGCTGCTCCATCATTGCTAACGACCTGCAGACTTTCAACACTGGCATCAAAGTATCCCAAATGGTCTTTGGCTTCTTATTTCCCCTGGTGGTCATGTCTGTCTGCTACCTCATCATTATCAAAACATTACTCCAGGCCCGCAACTTTGAGAAGAACAAAGCCATCAAGGTGATCATTGCCGTGGTTATCGTCTTCATTGTCTTCCAGCTGCCCTACAACAGCGTCATGCTGGTCAAGACCATCTCAGCCTTCAACCACACCACCTCGTGTGAGGAGAGCAAGAAGCTCGACATGGCAGATGACGTGACCTACACGCTGGCCTGCTTCCGATGCTGCCTCAATCCCTTCCTCTACGCCTTCATCGGCGTCAAGTTCCGCAATGACCTCTTCAAGcttctgaaggagctgggctgcctgAGCCAGAAGCGCCTCTGGCAGCTGTCTGCCTGCCGTGAGAGCAAGAGGTTTTCCTTTGCCATGGAGACAGAGACAACCACCACCTTCTCCCCGTGA